From Plasmodium chabaudi chabaudi strain AS genome assembly, chromosome: 12, the proteins below share one genomic window:
- a CDS encoding conserved Plasmodium protein, unknown function (iprscan;InterPro:IPR029058 : Alpha/Beta hydrolase fold;Superfamily:SSF53474; score=4.15E-6;query 778-1088;description=Alpha/Beta hydrolase fold), translating into MKFRNYIFGRITDSYHNVEKIKNIFEFGKSTKLVKDLDLIKKAVNSYKIKIEQNSDTIKNDVHTFLRNNYISFKNNVEEELIFINNYLYFEINTDKYIMICRKKIKRKFKTNLNYFYQNNKSIDNLKKEKFISNLNSEIVGIFPSNFSIKFLKIYRNSLFTFIVEQSGYPLNLCYSYKGTIRINDTHLYNIDPNYALKDICNECVVENNLKRKQNIYYSKNLSEIINKDNLRKYKISTKNSKDDHQVRGENSFDNDPIDKFIQNNINDDCINDDWINDKAYNQYEKSKEGLYRPALPIIQYCNYLKHGIQNVEYIKLKNKINFLTSEMNETYRCSKLFLNFSFFDKILIYEEKSKEYFLNLYKSKDQKIIFLLSGSHLHNKLFLINAEGNNKKNKNCYINLIHMNSKILQGKCFLEHFFNNIIFILKGKNNTTHIFYMSCQELNHLIQKKKNKTPNVGKIKNRKKIGHLSKDGLYIHEEKSKVCRLPLYDIYSDKIEINIDKYIKKLVTLDDCIIQDFDMTRYGLALCLYRNFLKPFVFLIYLFRKNVESYNATSYFKDEINKEHKQKKEKMKSNNNRKEILIPKIKMIYLPIEKGNIQSGMNNNFYNNFLNIHISNTFINNIRLVINLRQCILALPKNIHKNREHINSYFKAKNNSFMYDMELEQIFQKKKNFAIKDIFINSSGDKQIPITLIYKIKDNDNIFFCENKKEEDYTTFFESINENVTNQKEDCHNKYEKCKNEKKQKKKLNSFCSPFMEKFDLPNLCKNDLPLFISPSKTIINAYPFYGELNICNYTDEYYFYLLNNFVIAYFHLTGSGGFNKKVDKFKGKAYLKIKALNDLTNCINFLKYKNISNTNNMYMYFYSNSGLLGGYILNNVKKIIKNIIFVNPMLDLFNNLTDINNNFVSSELLEFGKFKVNNFLLKNKQNVDPDSLTVLHTKNGYPHPRLKIKKIKETIQLKTFGKKSGRMWHTLGRDPHFYYNNTKSLRKKVKLNLDKSKRRYTKYYWKNNVFKNNLFMLYYICPYNNITAKHSEIYTNKENIKMEFKKYGDIKNDENLKNNIILHINNYDIICPNYNSIKFFLKYINYKNIEIKHYYYMNIQNYKYVQNESKINFLNYSNYEYLQEQRNRNKDKDLLDINYNQFNNFYVSISKTGGHSGFTDYISHTKKLMEKIYFIIFSNWA; encoded by the coding sequence atgaaatttcgtaattatatatttgggCGAATTACCGATTCGTATCATAATGTTGAAAAGATTAAGAATATCTTTGAATTTGGGAAGAGTACCAAATTAGTGAAAGACTTagatttgataaaaaaggCTGTAAATAGctacaaaataaagattGAACAAAATAGCGatacaattaaaaatgatgttcatacatttttaagaaataattatataagttttaaaaataatgtggAAGaagaattaatatttataaataattatttatattttgaaataaatacagacaaatatattatgatatgtagaaaaaaaattaagagaAAATTTAAGactaatttaaattatttttatcaaaataataaatcaattgataatttaaaaaaagaaaaattcaTTTCCAATTTGAATTCCGAAATAGTTGGTATATTTCCATCCAATTTtagtataaaatttttgaaaatatatagaaattctttatttacatttatagTTGAACAAAGTGGTTATCctttaaatttatgttattCATATAAGGGGACAATTCGTATTAACGAcacacatttatataatatcgATCCAAACTATGCACTAAAAGATATATGCAATGAATGTGTAGTGGAAAATAATCTTAAAAGGaagcaaaatatatattatagtaaaaatttaagcgaaataattaataaagataatttaagaaaatataagatATCGACAAAGAATAGCAAAGATGATCATCAAGTTAGAGGGGAAAACAGTTTTGATAATGATCCTATAGACAagtttatacaaaataatataaatgatgatTGCATAAATGATGATTGGATAAATGACAAAGCCTACAATCAATATGAAAAGAGCAAGGAGGGGTTGTATAGACCTGCATTACCAATAATACAATATTGCAATTATTTAAAGCATGGAATACAAAATGtagaatatattaaactaaaaaataaaataaattttttaaccAGCGAAATGAATGAAACATATCGTTGtagtaaattatttttaaacttttcattttttgataaaattttgatatacgaagaaaaaagtaaagaatattttttaaatctatATAAGAGCAAAgatcaaaaaattatatttttgctaAGTGGTAGTCACctacataataaattattccTAATCAATGCTGAgggtaataataaaaaaaataagaattgTTATATCAATCTAATTCATATGAATAGTAAAATTTTACAAGGGAAATGTTTTTTAgagcatttttttaataatataatttttatattaaaaggaaaaaataatactacACACATATTTTACATGAGCTGCCAAGAGTTAAACCACCTTatacaaaagaaaaaaaataaaactccAAATGtaggaaaaataaaaaaccgaaaaaaaattggacACCTTTCAAAAGATGGTCTATATATCCATGAGGAAAAATCCAAAGTGTGTAGACTCCCcttatatgatatatattcagacaaaatagaaataaatatagataaatatataaaaaaattagtaaCTCTTGATGATTGTATAATACAAGATTTTGATATGACAAGATATGGATTAGCCTTATGCTTATATCGCAACTTTTTAAAACCATTTGTGTTcctaatttatttgtttaggAAAAATGTAGAGTCATATAATGCTACTAGCTATTTTaaagatgaaataaataaagagcataagcaaaaaaaagaaaaaatgaaatcaaataataatagaaagGAAATACTTATCcctaaaataaaaatgatatatttaccTATTGAAAAAGGGAATATACAATCTggtatgaataataatttttataacaactttttaaatatacatatatccaacacatttattaataatattagatTGGTCATAAATTTAAGACAATGTATTTTGGCTCttccaaaaaatatacacaaaAACAGAGAACACATTAATTCCTATTTtaaagcaaaaaataatagctTTATGTACGATATGGAATTGGaacaaatttttcaaaaaaaaaaaaattttgctataaaagatatttttattaacagtTCAGGTGATAAACAAATTCCTATAAcacttatatataaaataaaagacaacgataatatttttttttgtgaaaataaaaaggaagaagattatacaactttttttgaaagcataaatgaaaatgttaCCAATCAAAAAGAGGATTGCCATAACAAATATGAAAAGtgtaaaaatgaaaaaaaacaaaaaaaaaaattaaattcattttgttcCCCTTTTATGGAAAAATTTGATCTTCCAAATTTGTGCAAAAATGATTTGCCACTATTTATAAGTCCAAGTAAAACTATAATAAATGCATATCCATTTTATGgagaattaaatatttgcaATTACACGgatgaatattatttttatttgttaaacAATTTTGTAATAGCTTATTTTCACCTGACTGGGTCAGGTGgatttaacaaaaaagtGGACAAGTTTAAAGGAAAggcatatttaaaaataaaagcacTAAACGATTTAACaaattgtataaattttttaaaatataaaaatataagtaatacaaataatatgtatatgtatttttattcgaATAGTGGATTATTAGGAggttatatattaaataatgtaaaaaaaataattaaaaatataatttttgtcaATCCTATGTTAGatctttttaataatttaacagacataaataataattttgtaagCTCTGAACTTTTAGAATTTGGAAAGTTCAAAGTAAACAATTttcttttgaaaaataaacaaaatgtaGATCCAGACAGTTTAACAGTTTTacacacaaaaaatggatacCCTCACCCTAGgctgaaaataaaaaaaatcaaagaGACTATCCAATTGAAAActtttggaaaaaaatcaGGAAGGATGTGGCACACACTAGGTCGAGAcccacatttttattacaacaATACAAAGAGTTTAAGAAAGAAAGTAAAATTGAATTTGGATAAGAGTAAAAGACggtatacaaaatattactggaaaaataatgtatttaaaaataatttatttatgttatattatatatgcccatataataatataacagCCAAACATagtgaaatatatacaaataaagaaaatataaaaatggaatttaaaaaatatggggatataaaaaatgatgaaaatttaaaaaataatattattttacatataaataattatgatattatatgtccaaattataattcaattaaattttttttaaaatatattaattataaaaatatagagataaaacattattattatatgaacataCAGAATTATAAGTATGTACAAAATGAGagcaaaattaattttttaaattattctaattatgaatatttacaaGAACAAAGGAATagaaataaagataaagaCTTGCttgatataaattataaccaatttaacaatttttatgtctCTATTTCCAAAACTGGAGGACATAGTGGATTTACCGATTATATATCACAcactaaaaaattaatggaaaaaatttatttcattattttttcaaactgGGCATAA
- a CDS encoding tyrosine--tRNA ligase, putative (term=annotation;date=20120718;qualifier=removed_product=tyrosyl-tRNA synthetase, putative;qualifier=added_product=tyrosine--trna ligase, putative;curatorName=ucb@sanger.ac.uk;~;query 354-354;GPI_cleavage_site_score=0.22799999;~pfam_scan;Pfam:PF00579.21; E()=1.0E-59;score=202.1;query 53-346;description=tRNA-synt_1b;~iprscan;InterPro:IPR023617 : Tyrosine-tRNA ligase, archaeal/eukaryotic-type;PIRSF:PIRSF006588; score=5.3E-138; query 24-371;description=Tyrosine-tRNA ligase, archaeal/eukaryotic-type;~iprscan;Superfamily:SSF52374; score=3.64E-73;query 35-357;description=null;~iprscan;InterPro:IPR002305 : Aminoacyl-tRNA synthetase, class Ib;Pfam:PF00579; score=1.0E-59;query 53-346;description=Aminoacyl-tRNA synthetase, class Ic): METINIKKEDNEAQVKIPQEIHDEEVEKRYNDIMSITSECIQPEELKLKLLQKRKLICYDGFEPSGRMHIAQGLLKSHIVNTLTNNGCTFIFWIADWFAQLNNKMSGDLNKIKKVGQYFIEVWKSCGMNMENVQFMWASDEINKNPDKYWSTVIDISRSFNINRIKRCLTIMGRTEGEDNYCSQILYPCMQCADIFFLNVDICQLGTDQRKVNMLAREYCDIKKIKKKPVILSHGMLPGLLEGQEKMSKSDENSAIFMDDNEADVNRKIKKGYCPPNVIENNPIFAYAKTIIFPHYKEFNLTRKEKNGGDKLYLTIEEMEKDYISGDIHPLDLKDNVALYINKMLQPVRDHFQNNAEAKKLLSEIKKYKVTK; this comes from the exons ATGGAaactattaatattaaaaaggaaGATAATGAAGCTCAAGTGAAGATACCACAAGAAATACATGATGAAGAGGTAGAAAAAAGATACAATGATATCATGTCCATTACTTCTGAATGCATTCAACCCGAAGAATTAAAACTAAAACTTTtgcaaaaaagaaaactaATTTGCTATGATGGCTTTGAACCATCTGGCCGCATGCACATAGCTCAAG GACTACTGAAAAGCCATATTGTAAACACGCTAACCAACAATGGATGCACCTTCATCTTTTGGATTGCTGATTGGTTTGCTCAacttaataataaaatgtctggagatttaaataaaataaaaaaggttggacaatattttattgaagTATGGAAAAGTTGTGGTATGAATATGGAAAATGTTCAATTTATGTGGGCTAgtgatgaaataaataaaaacccAGATAAATATTGGTCGACAGTTATTGATATATCAAGGagttttaatattaatcgAATTAAAAGATGTTTAACTATAATGGGTCGAACTGAAGGAGAAGATAATTACTGTTCTCAAATTTTATACCCATGTATGCAATGTGCagatattttctttttaaatgtCGATATTTGTCAATTAGGGACTGATCAAAGAAAAGTAAATATGCTAGCTAGAGAATATtgtgatataaaaaaaataaaaaaaaaacctGTTATTTTATCTCATGGAATGCTACCAGGTTTATTAGAGGGACAAGAAAAAATGTCAAAGTCCGATGAAAACTCTGCAATTTTTATGGATGATAATGAAGCAGATGTTAATaggaaaattaaaaaaggcTATTGCCCTCCAAATgtaattgaaaataatccTATTTTTGCATATGCAAAAACTATAATTTTCCCACATTATAAAGAGTTTAACTTGACTAGGAAGGAAAAGAACGGAG GAGACAAACTATATTTAACAATCGAAGAAATGGAAAAAGACTACATCAGTGGGGATATACATCCATTAGATTTAAAAGACAATGttgcattatatattaacaaaatgcTACAACCCGTGAGAGATCATTTTCAAAACAATGCGGAAGCCAAAAAGCTTTTAagtgaaattaaaaaatataaagtgacaaaatga
- a CDS encoding 26S proteasome regulatory subunit RPN10, putative (term=annotation;date=20140219;qualifier=removed_product=proteasome subunit alpha type 5, putative;qualifier=added_product=26s proteasome regulatory subunit rpn10, putative;qualifier=added_gene_name=rpn10;curatorName=ucb@sanger.ac.uk;~;query 381-381;GPI_cleavage_site_score=0.24939999;~iprscan;InterPro:IPR002035 : von Willebrand factor, type A;Pfam:PF13519; score=1.4E-12;query 7-115;description=von Willebrand factor, type A;~iprscan;InterPro:IPR014624 : Predicted 26S proteasome regulatory complex, non-ATPase subcomplex, subunit s5a, Plasmodium;PIRSF:PIRSF036805; score=6.2E-201;query 1-420;description=Predicted 26S proteasome regulatory complex, non-ATPase subcomplex, subunit s5a, Plasmodium;~iprscan;InterPro:IPR036465 : von Willebrand factor A-like domain superfamily;Superfamily:SSF53300; score=7.89E-26;query 3-188;description=von Willebrand factor A-like domain superfamily): MSNIEATIICIDNSDYNMNEDIVPNRFMSQIDCVNVLCCNKTSMHYKNSIGVLVMAGDGIKVKVSLTNDIGQLLSCIHDIKIDGSCDIIRSLLIAQLALKHRVDKNLEQKIIVFIGSPIEVNEKQLINTGKQLKKNNISIDIISYGNISKNRDKLNKLFESTNNNGNCRIIECPEDEDNLSKYVLNKILSNSNFNMNNLDEDEQLITAMELSMSTVNNARDGANASSNNNTQSGSNINLRKNPNDLPTVQDIENMKDIDNELKEALLLSLREYNEKNKTDNESQGENINNKINSDLKNGEDITIVNEEYKNIFDNEKTGLQKKLTGEKKENESYEKVFKMCKDESIDDENNKFQVNPNVYANAENNGEHGSSQTKDGKNASSIQDTSYISQILEKIPGNSTNLLDKNSDTDKEDDNNDTK; the protein is encoded by the exons ATGAGCAATATCGAGGCGACGATTATTTGCATAGATAATAGTGACTACAATATGAATGAAGATATTGTCCCCAACCGATTTATGTCACAG ATCGATTGTGTGAACGTCCTCTGCTGCAACAAGACGAGCATGCATTACAAAAATAGCATAGGAGTGCTGGTTATGGCAGGCGATGGGATAAAAGTAAAAGTTTCATTAACAAATGATATTGGGCAATTACTGTCATGTATtcatgatataaaaatagatgGATCATGTGATATAATTAGAAGTTTGCTTATTGCACAGTTAGCTTTAAAGCATAGAgtagataaaaatttagaacAGAAAATTATCGTTTTTATTGGAAGTCCTATAGAAGTTAATGAAAaacaattaataaatactGGGAagcaattaaaaaaaaataatatatctattGATATAATTAGTTATGGAAATATAAGTAAGAATAgagataaattaaataaattatttgaatctacaaataataatggaaaCTGCAGAATTATAGAATGTCCTGAAGATGAGGACAACCTAagtaaatatgttttaaataaaattttaagtaacagtaattttaatatgaataatttaGATGAAGATGAACAATTGATAACTGCAATGGAATTATCTATGAGTACTGTCAATAATGCAAGAGATGGTGCAAATGCATCTtccaataataatacacaaTCAGGaagtaatataaatttaagaaaaaatccAAATGATTTACCAACTGTTCAggatatagaaaatatgaaagaCATTGATAATGAGTTAAAGGAagctttattattatctttaagagaatataatgaaaaaaataaaactgaTAATGAAAGTCAAggtgaaaatataaataataaaataaattcggATTTAAAGAATGGAGAAGATATTACAATAGTTAatgaagaatataaaaatatttttgataatgaGAAAACTggtttacaaaaaaaactaacgggagaaaaaaaagaaaatgaaagttatgaaaaagtttttaaaatgtgtaAAGATGAAAGTAtagatgatgaaaataataaatttcaaGTTAATCCAAATGTGTATGCTAATGCAGAAAATAATGGTGAACATGGAAGTAGCCAAACAAAGGATGGTAAAAATGCTTCTTCAATACAAGATACAAGTTATATATCTcaaattttagaaaaaattcCAGGGAATTCAACTAATCTActtgataaaaattcagACACAGATAAAGAAGATGACAATAATGATACcaaataa